The following are from one region of the Geoalkalibacter subterraneus genome:
- a CDS encoding flagellar protein FlaG, giving the protein MKIEAVSAQQIFPQNTQQGVADQANDQRRAAEAAAEKKTVEKPEETRPDSIALLERINELTEDGAYSVRFEKNRDLNEMVVKVVDSDSGDVIRQIPPEELLGLTKRLNELRGAIVNNQS; this is encoded by the coding sequence ATGAAAATCGAAGCTGTTTCCGCACAACAAATTTTTCCGCAGAACACGCAGCAGGGCGTAGCCGACCAAGCCAACGATCAACGGCGTGCGGCCGAGGCCGCTGCCGAGAAGAAGACGGTAGAGAAGCCGGAAGAAACGCGGCCGGATTCTATTGCGCTGCTTGAGCGTATCAATGAGCTGACCGAAGACGGCGCCTATAGCGTACGCTTCGAGAAGAACCGCGATCTGAATGAAATGGTGGTGAAGGTGGTCGATTCAGATTCAGGGGATGTGATCCGCCAGATCCCTCCCGAGGAGTTGCTCGGCCTGACCAAGCGATTGAATGAGCTGCGTGGAGCGATTGTGAATAATCAGAGTTGA
- a CDS encoding flagellin, whose protein sequence is MALTINTNVASLNAQRNLGSSQSALGTAMQRLSSGLRINSAKDDAAGLAISNRMTSQIRGLNQAVRNANDGISLAQTAEGALQETTNLLQRMRELAVQSSNGTNTTEDQASLDAEFQQLITEIDRISTDTSFNNQTLLNGDFSGATNAMVFQIGADAAQTIAVEIAGAGAAALSINALNVLTFSAAQSAITQIDAAIGTVDSSRGNLGAVQNRLESTIANLSNVSENVSAARSRILDADIAQETSNMTKFNILQQAGTSILAQANQAPQLALSLLG, encoded by the coding sequence ATGGCACTTACCATTAACACAAACGTCGCTTCACTCAACGCTCAACGCAATCTTGGTTCTTCTCAGAGTGCCCTTGGCACCGCCATGCAGCGTTTGTCCTCGGGCCTTCGCATTAACAGCGCAAAAGACGACGCTGCTGGTCTGGCCATTTCCAACCGCATGACCTCCCAAATCCGGGGGCTGAACCAGGCAGTACGTAATGCCAACGATGGTATTTCTCTGGCGCAAACTGCTGAAGGCGCTTTGCAGGAGACCACTAACCTGCTGCAGCGTATGCGCGAACTGGCGGTGCAGTCCTCCAACGGCACCAATACGACAGAAGACCAGGCGTCTCTGGATGCTGAATTTCAGCAGCTGATTACTGAGATCGACCGTATTTCGACGGACACCTCCTTTAATAATCAGACGCTGCTTAATGGTGATTTTTCTGGAGCAACCAATGCGATGGTATTCCAGATTGGTGCCGATGCCGCCCAGACAATTGCTGTGGAAATTGCTGGCGCGGGTGCAGCTGCGCTGTCCATTAACGCACTCAATGTTCTTACTTTTAGCGCGGCACAATCTGCCATCACTCAGATTGATGCAGCAATTGGGACTGTGGATTCGAGCCGCGGTAACCTTGGTGCGGTTCAGAACCGCCTCGAATCCACCATCGCCAACCTCTCAAACGTTTCTGAAAACGTCTCCGCTGCCCGCAGCCGGATTCTGGACGCCGATATCGCTCAGGAAACCTCGAACATGACCAAGTTCAATATCCTGCAGCAGGCCGGCACTTCCATTCTGGCACAGGCCAACCAAGCTCCGCAGCTGGCCCTGTCGCTGCTCGGCTAA
- a CDS encoding cytidylyltransferase domain-containing protein has translation MYEGRRILAVIPARGGSKGLPGKNIRELAGKPLIAWSIEAGRQSRYVDQLVVSTDSKEIAQIAELWGGDAPFLRPADLATDEAKGIDAILHAVHWHRERGESFDLVLVLQPTSPLRTAGDIDRAVELLFEKSASAIVSVCPTGHHPWWANTLPEDGSMKNFLRPGVMNTNRQELPEFCRLNGAIYLAYIQFLEKTFSFIADGTFAYVMPAEASVDIDKMLDLHLAEILLKERKRKSLA, from the coding sequence ATGTATGAAGGACGGCGGATCCTAGCTGTTATTCCGGCAAGGGGAGGGAGCAAGGGCCTGCCGGGCAAGAACATCCGGGAGCTCGCCGGGAAGCCCCTCATTGCCTGGAGCATCGAGGCCGGTCGGCAGTCGCGTTATGTGGACCAACTGGTTGTTTCCACCGACAGTAAAGAAATCGCCCAAATCGCCGAACTTTGGGGAGGGGATGCGCCTTTCCTGCGCCCAGCCGATCTGGCGACGGATGAAGCTAAGGGGATCGATGCGATTCTCCATGCCGTTCATTGGCACCGCGAGAGGGGTGAGTCCTTCGATCTCGTTCTCGTGTTGCAGCCGACTTCTCCCCTGAGGACGGCGGGGGATATTGACCGTGCCGTTGAACTTCTTTTTGAAAAAAGCGCCAGCGCCATCGTCTCGGTCTGCCCGACGGGCCACCATCCCTGGTGGGCCAACACCCTCCCCGAAGACGGCAGCATGAAGAATTTTCTGCGGCCGGGGGTAATGAATACCAACCGCCAGGAATTGCCTGAATTCTGTCGGCTTAACGGGGCCATTTATCTAGCCTATATCCAATTTCTTGAAAAGACTTTCTCCTTCATTGCCGATGGGACTTTCGCCTATGTGATGCCTGCAGAGGCATCTGTAGATATCGACAAGATGCTCGATCTGCATCTCGCCGAAATTCTGCTGAAGGAGCGAAAAAGAAAATCGTTGGCGTAA
- a CDS encoding nucleotidyltransferase family protein, whose amino-acid sequence MRSAKKLSVSPGATIRQVLETIDKGNMQIALVVEENLFLGTITDGDIRRGFLKGKGLDDPIEGLYNTNPVKGYLSQPKDDLVQLALARGVKQLPMIDDEGRLVGIEMIDDYLRVSEKPNVVVLMAGGLGTRLRPLTVDTPKPMLTVGSKPILETIIENFSRYGFRNFFLSVNYKAEKIREYFGDGHKQGVRIGYLNEKNRLGTAGALGMLPKEIDSPVIVMNGDLLTNVNFEHLLNYHVLTGADATMCVREYEVQVPYGVVHTEGATIESIVEKPTHQYYVNAGIYVLNPETLKIIPPGEFFDMPQLFQNLIEAKQKVCSFPIREYWMDIGQPRDFEQANNDYEEVFHV is encoded by the coding sequence ATGAGGAGCGCAAAAAAACTTTCCGTCAGTCCCGGTGCCACCATTCGCCAGGTTCTGGAAACCATTGACAAAGGGAACATGCAGATCGCCTTGGTGGTTGAAGAGAATCTTTTTTTGGGAACAATCACCGATGGCGACATCCGCCGTGGGTTCCTCAAGGGAAAAGGATTGGATGATCCAATCGAAGGGCTTTACAACACGAATCCGGTCAAGGGCTATCTCAGTCAGCCCAAGGATGATCTGGTCCAGCTAGCGTTGGCTCGCGGCGTTAAGCAGTTGCCGATGATTGATGATGAGGGCAGACTTGTCGGCATTGAAATGATCGATGACTATCTGCGCGTTTCGGAAAAGCCCAATGTCGTCGTGCTGATGGCTGGCGGCCTCGGCACCCGCTTGCGGCCGCTGACGGTAGATACCCCCAAGCCTATGCTGACGGTTGGTTCGAAGCCGATTCTCGAGACAATTATCGAGAATTTTTCCCGCTATGGGTTCCGAAATTTTTTCCTGAGTGTCAACTACAAAGCCGAAAAGATTCGTGAATACTTTGGTGATGGGCACAAACAAGGGGTACGCATCGGATACCTGAACGAAAAAAATCGCCTTGGCACTGCAGGAGCACTCGGAATGCTGCCCAAAGAGATTGATTCACCGGTCATCGTCATGAATGGTGATTTGCTGACCAATGTCAATTTTGAGCATCTCCTCAATTACCATGTGCTCACCGGGGCCGATGCGACTATGTGTGTTCGGGAATATGAAGTACAGGTTCCTTATGGTGTCGTGCATACAGAAGGTGCAACCATTGAGTCGATCGTTGAAAAGCCAACACACCAGTATTATGTCAATGCGGGGATTTATGTACTCAATCCAGAGACACTCAAAATTATCCCGCCTGGGGAATTTTTTGATATGCCCCAATTATTTCAGAATTTGATTGAGGCAAAGCAAAAGGTCTGCTCATTTCCGATTCGTGAATACTGGATGGATATCGGCCAGCCCCGTGATTTTGAACAGGCCAACAACGATTACGAAGAGGTCTTTCATGTATGA
- the neuC gene encoding UDP-N-acetylglucosamine 2-epimerase yields the protein MKKVCVFTGSRAEYGLLKPLMEHFSDDPHIELQTLVSGMHLAPEFGLTIHEIERDGFLINEAIDMLLSSDTPAGLCKSTGLGLIGYSDALVRLAPHVLVVLGDRFEAMAAATAATFHGIPIAHLHGGESTQGAVDESFRHAITKMSYLHFAATEEYRRRIIQLGENPSRVFNVGAIGLDVIERLAFLSREELESELGFKFGESNLLITFHPVTLENQSSEHQFKELLQAVDQLASTKVIFTKSNADTHGRVINQLIDRYVAENHQRATASTSLGQLRYLSVLRLVDAVVGNSSSGIIEAPSLGVPTVNIGDRQKGRTKPASVIDCAPEAAEILEACRLAFTKKLKKIAQASENPYRQKNTARRIAEIISSAEIADLKKSFFDLPQDCFRGLS from the coding sequence ATGAAAAAAGTCTGCGTATTTACCGGGAGCCGAGCTGAATATGGTTTGCTCAAACCATTGATGGAACACTTCAGCGATGATCCGCATATCGAACTTCAGACGTTGGTGAGCGGCATGCACCTTGCCCCTGAGTTCGGCTTGACTATTCATGAGATTGAACGCGATGGCTTTCTCATCAATGAAGCCATTGACATGCTGTTGAGTTCCGATACACCGGCCGGATTGTGCAAATCGACGGGACTCGGTCTTATTGGGTATTCTGATGCGTTGGTGCGTCTCGCTCCCCATGTTCTGGTGGTTCTGGGAGATCGTTTCGAAGCCATGGCTGCCGCGACTGCCGCAACCTTTCACGGTATTCCCATTGCGCACTTGCATGGAGGCGAAAGCACCCAAGGGGCGGTAGACGAGTCTTTCCGCCACGCGATTACCAAAATGAGTTACCTGCACTTTGCGGCAACAGAAGAATATCGGCGTCGTATCATTCAACTCGGTGAAAATCCAAGTCGGGTTTTTAACGTAGGTGCCATAGGGCTGGATGTTATTGAGAGGTTGGCTTTTCTTTCGCGAGAAGAACTCGAGTCTGAATTGGGGTTCAAATTTGGTGAGAGCAACCTTTTGATCACCTTTCACCCTGTAACTCTCGAAAACCAATCCTCAGAGCATCAATTCAAAGAGCTACTGCAGGCTGTTGACCAACTTGCTTCTACAAAGGTGATTTTCACCAAGTCCAACGCCGATACTCACGGGCGTGTGATCAACCAACTGATCGACCGCTACGTCGCTGAAAACCATCAGCGCGCAACCGCCTCAACTTCTCTGGGTCAGTTACGTTACCTCAGTGTGTTGCGACTGGTAGATGCGGTAGTTGGCAACAGTAGCAGCGGTATTATTGAGGCACCGTCCCTTGGCGTTCCTACGGTCAACATTGGAGACCGCCAAAAAGGTCGTACCAAACCCGCCAGTGTCATCGATTGCGCCCCCGAGGCTGCGGAAATACTTGAGGCCTGTCGGCTTGCTTTTACAAAAAAATTAAAGAAAATCGCCCAGGCGTCCGAAAATCCCTACAGGCAGAAGAATACCGCAAGGCGGATCGCGGAAATCATCAGTTCGGCCGAAATAGCTGATCTGAAGAAGTCTTTTTTCGATCTGCCGCAGGATTGCTTCAGGGGGTTATCATGA
- the neuB gene encoding N-acetylneuraminate synthase, producing MNSRVFIIAEAGVNHNGSMDMARKLVDAAAEAGADAVKFQTFRAESLVRRDAAKADYQKATTTPEESQFDMIRRLELDEGAHRELMAHCHRRNILFLSSPFDLESIDLLSALGLEIFKIPSGEITNLPYLRRVGQLGRRIILSTGMADLDEVSAALDVLVSAGADKEKITLLHCNTEYPTPMEDVNLRAMRTLGTAFETPFGYSDHTLGIEIPVAAVALGATVIEKHFTLDCTLEGPDHRASLEPNELAAMVRAIRNVSMALGTGIKAPTPSEKRNIPIARKSIVAAQAIRKGEEFTEKNLAVKRPAQGLSPMRWDEVLGNLAGKDFVLDEPIILP from the coding sequence TTGAACTCTCGGGTTTTCATTATCGCCGAAGCGGGCGTGAACCATAACGGCAGTATGGACATGGCCAGAAAGCTGGTGGATGCAGCTGCCGAGGCTGGGGCGGATGCCGTCAAGTTTCAGACTTTTCGGGCAGAAAGCCTTGTGCGCCGTGATGCCGCCAAAGCTGACTACCAGAAAGCGACCACGACACCTGAAGAGTCGCAGTTCGACATGATCCGCAGACTCGAACTCGATGAGGGCGCCCATCGGGAACTTATGGCGCACTGCCACCGCCGCAATATTCTTTTCCTTTCTTCTCCCTTCGATCTGGAGAGTATTGATCTTTTGTCTGCCCTGGGTCTTGAGATCTTCAAGATTCCTTCGGGAGAAATTACCAATCTGCCTTACCTCCGTCGCGTCGGGCAGCTGGGCAGGCGCATCATTCTTTCAACAGGGATGGCCGACCTCGATGAAGTCTCTGCGGCGCTTGATGTGCTGGTTTCCGCAGGAGCCGATAAAGAAAAAATTACACTGCTGCACTGCAATACGGAATATCCAACGCCCATGGAAGACGTGAACCTGCGTGCCATGAGGACTCTTGGCACGGCATTCGAGACACCCTTTGGTTACTCGGATCACACACTGGGAATCGAGATCCCTGTTGCAGCAGTTGCTTTGGGCGCCACCGTCATCGAAAAGCATTTCACCCTTGACTGCACCCTTGAGGGACCCGATCACCGAGCCTCTTTGGAGCCTAACGAACTGGCCGCGATGGTTAGAGCGATCCGCAATGTCAGCATGGCTCTGGGCACCGGTATCAAGGCGCCGACACCTTCGGAAAAGCGCAATATCCCGATTGCCCGCAAAAGTATTGTGGCCGCACAGGCTATTCGCAAGGGGGAGGAGTTCACTGAAAAGAATCTTGCGGTGAAGCGCCCCGCGCAGGGCTTAAGTCCCATGCGGTGGGACGAAGTTCTAGGCAATCTGGCCGGCAAAGATTTTGTGCTTGACGAACCGATCATTCTGCCATGA
- a CDS encoding acetyltransferase, whose amino-acid sequence MNKPEIILVGGGGHCRSCIDVVEQQGHYRIAGVLDLPEKIGQKVLGYPIIGGDEDLPRLAKQYRYFLVTLGQIKSPARRVAIFEQLKGLGAQLPAIFSPRAYVSRHAIVGEGTIVMHGALVNAGAQVGRNCIINTFCLLEHDAAIGDHCHISTAAIINGGTAVAEKTFVGSNTVTREGISIGTNCIIGGGVAVLQNIPCETIFTGKKPS is encoded by the coding sequence ATGAATAAACCGGAGATCATTCTCGTTGGAGGTGGTGGGCACTGTCGTTCGTGCATCGATGTCGTCGAACAGCAGGGACACTACCGCATTGCCGGTGTCCTGGATCTCCCGGAAAAGATCGGGCAGAAAGTGCTGGGATATCCGATCATTGGGGGCGACGAGGATCTTCCTCGGCTTGCCAAGCAGTATAGGTATTTTCTGGTCACTCTCGGACAGATCAAGAGCCCGGCGCGGCGCGTCGCAATTTTTGAACAACTCAAAGGGCTGGGCGCTCAGCTTCCTGCCATATTTTCTCCCCGCGCTTATGTGTCGCGTCATGCCATTGTGGGAGAAGGTACGATCGTAATGCATGGCGCCCTGGTCAATGCCGGAGCCCAGGTGGGCCGAAACTGCATTATCAATACGTTTTGCCTGCTGGAGCACGATGCCGCCATCGGCGATCACTGTCATATCTCCACTGCAGCGATCATCAATGGTGGTACGGCGGTTGCAGAAAAGACTTTTGTCGGAAGCAACACCGTTACTCGCGAAGGAATCAGCATTGGCACCAACTGTATCATCGGCGGCGGAGTTGCTGTTTTACAGAACATCCCTTGCGAAACTATCTTTACAGGGAAGAAACCATCTTGA
- a CDS encoding LegC family aminotransferase, producing the protein MFEPILDCIRQRFPTTGPIVLHEPCFKGEEKAYALECIASTFVSSVGQYVDDFERRVADFVGSRYAVAVVNGTQALFIALRLIGARPQSEVITQSLSFVATANAVVHTGSRPVFVDVDLDTLGLSPQALAEFLKGNAERRGGQTVNKRTGLPIVGCVPMHTLGHPCRIDEIREVCDQYDIAVVEDAAESLGSYYKSRHTGTFGHLGIFSFNGNKIITTGGGGMLVTDDQQLAQRAKHLTTTAKRPHRWEFVHDESGYNFRLPNLNAALGVAQMEQLDKFVANKRQLAEEYRAGFSGLGVPFFTEPSDAKSNYWLNALLLDGEKERDQFLRFSNDRQIMTRPLWRPMHKLDMYQDCQRGPLPHTEHLYARLVNIPSSVRL; encoded by the coding sequence ATGTTTGAACCCATCCTTGATTGCATACGGCAAAGGTTTCCCACCACGGGACCGATTGTTCTGCACGAGCCCTGTTTCAAGGGCGAGGAAAAAGCTTATGCTCTCGAATGCATCGCCTCTACCTTTGTGTCCAGTGTTGGCCAATATGTGGATGACTTCGAAAGGCGGGTCGCGGATTTTGTGGGCAGCCGTTATGCCGTTGCGGTTGTTAACGGCACCCAGGCTCTGTTTATCGCCCTGCGTTTGATTGGTGCTCGTCCGCAAAGCGAGGTGATCACTCAGTCACTGAGTTTTGTTGCCACTGCCAATGCGGTTGTGCACACGGGGTCCCGCCCGGTTTTTGTTGATGTGGATCTCGATACTCTGGGATTGTCGCCTCAGGCTCTTGCTGAATTTTTGAAGGGAAACGCCGAGCGCAGGGGAGGGCAAACCGTCAACAAACGGACCGGCTTGCCGATCGTTGGCTGCGTGCCGATGCATACCCTTGGGCACCCTTGCCGCATCGACGAGATCCGGGAGGTATGTGACCAGTACGACATTGCCGTTGTCGAAGATGCCGCAGAGAGCCTTGGCAGCTATTACAAAAGTCGACACACAGGTACCTTTGGCCATCTAGGTATCTTCAGTTTTAATGGCAACAAGATTATTACGACGGGCGGGGGTGGCATGTTGGTGACCGACGATCAGCAACTGGCGCAGCGAGCAAAACACCTTACGACAACCGCCAAACGCCCTCATCGTTGGGAATTCGTTCATGACGAAAGCGGTTACAATTTTCGCCTGCCCAATCTTAATGCGGCTCTGGGAGTGGCCCAGATGGAGCAACTGGATAAATTCGTTGCCAACAAGCGGCAGTTGGCAGAGGAATACCGTGCTGGATTTTCTGGGCTTGGGGTGCCGTTTTTCACTGAACCGAGCGATGCGAAGTCAAATTATTGGCTTAATGCGCTGCTTCTGGATGGCGAAAAAGAACGGGATCAATTTCTGCGGTTCAGCAATGATCGACAAATCATGACACGCCCCTTGTGGCGCCCTATGCACAAGCTTGACATGTACCAGGATTGTCAGCGTGGGCCTCTCCCCCATACGGAGCATCTTTATGCCCGTTTGGTGAATATCCCCAGCAGCGTGCGCCTATGA
- a CDS encoding NAD-dependent 4,6-dehydratase LegB, producing MLIRDKKILVTGADGFIGSHLTEMLVERGARVKALSCYNSFNSWGWLEAIDCLDRIEVVSGDVRDAHFCRHITKDVDIVFHLAALIAIPFSYVAPESYLDTNVRGTLNICQAALDNGCQRVIHTSTSEVYGTAQYVPIDEKHPLQPQSPYSASKMGADAMAMSFYNSFDLPLVVARPFNTYGPRQSARAVIPTIITQIASGQKAIKLGDVTPTRDFNYVADTCDGFIALAQCDDAIGKTVNIGSNFEISIGDTLNLIREIMGSDVEFLTDEERLRPGKSEVFRLWCDNSLIHGLTDFTPAHTLREGLAKTIDWFLRPENLARYKSHIYNV from the coding sequence TTGTTGATCAGGGATAAAAAAATTCTGGTGACTGGTGCCGACGGTTTTATCGGTTCTCATCTGACAGAAATGCTCGTTGAAAGAGGCGCCAGGGTTAAAGCCCTGAGTTGTTATAACTCATTCAACTCATGGGGATGGCTGGAGGCCATTGATTGCCTTGACCGGATAGAGGTTGTTAGTGGGGATGTGCGCGATGCCCATTTCTGCAGGCACATCACTAAAGACGTCGATATTGTGTTTCATCTCGCCGCCCTGATCGCCATTCCCTTCTCGTATGTCGCGCCAGAGAGTTATCTTGATACCAATGTCCGGGGGACTTTGAACATCTGTCAGGCCGCTTTGGACAACGGTTGCCAGCGGGTCATACACACCTCGACCAGCGAAGTTTACGGCACGGCGCAATATGTCCCGATCGATGAAAAGCATCCTTTGCAGCCCCAATCGCCTTACAGTGCCAGCAAAATGGGAGCAGATGCAATGGCGATGAGTTTTTACAACTCTTTCGATTTGCCTCTGGTTGTCGCACGCCCGTTCAACACCTACGGCCCTCGCCAATCAGCGCGGGCCGTGATCCCGACCATCATCACCCAGATTGCTTCCGGCCAGAAGGCCATCAAGCTTGGCGATGTCACGCCAACCCGCGATTTCAACTATGTGGCTGATACTTGCGATGGCTTCATTGCCCTGGCTCAGTGTGATGACGCCATCGGAAAAACCGTTAATATCGGATCTAATTTTGAAATTTCAATTGGCGATACGCTGAATTTGATCCGTGAAATTATGGGAAGCGATGTTGAATTCCTCACCGATGAAGAACGGCTGCGTCCAGGAAAATCTGAAGTTTTCCGCCTCTGGTGTGATAATTCGCTGATTCATGGTCTGACGGATTTTACACCCGCCCACACATTGCGAGAGGGACTCGCTAAGACCATCGACTGGTTTTTGCGTCCTGAAAATCTCGCGCGCTACAAGAGTCATATCTACAATGTTTGA
- a CDS encoding 6-hydroxymethylpterin diphosphokinase MptE-like protein has product MSTSGVESLGPFITNRFGDRYLYEVNRSAFDQVGSTAVYQKYFGEDLFQSNRLFVVVGTDSGLLLQHIQKQHFPDGTRYLFVELPAVIEALRAEGKLQDLPERIRVVSLEEAWTQAEDFQLQNYLFLGAVFLRESLAAMDSYLPGYRELSNHLSEQLQAIEWAVRGGLGCKDFILRQLENLGENRIPAIHLKDRYCGKTAVILGGGPSLDELLPWVRDHQDELAVFAVSRISRRLLEFGLTPHLIFSVDPHDVSFDVSKEMLNFWDKSLFVHSYHVSPKLLGQWRGRSVYVGARYPWGTKANPENLDTPGPTVTNTALSLAVQMGFSQVVLAGVDLCFNKEGMTHASGSNESAAGPKLDNVLTVETNGGWHAETGPDYFKAMEILDQQAALARDAGCRIINPAAGAAKMEHIEFLPVENLEYEPLDRPMLPGVFDFLPEEDVETRTAHYQSVLQELECVQNDLEKIKDLAGEALYCNKGLFGRSGKKANFKYKLRMDKIEKRLNQEFSELISLVKKFGIEDFIQVTRLDNEKEWSDEEIEKTADTYYSAYKNSASRLLNAVKSSISRISIRESEESSLNDFGSLCEQWLNDGQPGRFYVWRDRYPDLKDDDLDSSTENLKAQFDKDMNAVETVQAKRTRQMRSLGPLRGKAVRLYKNGDKAGLARISDALSKHENQEEAPSLRALIQGYLAEINDNPDLALECYQELIGESFNALTEDALRRIASISLQSGQLEYAKLALECLAGAIFVYKPQYADLLRLLGQNQAAADLYVDYLERVPSDLGVLIKLGRLYLSMGVSDVARQVFQMALEQDPENYAIEELISDCG; this is encoded by the coding sequence GTGTGGAAAGTTTAGGCCCTTTTATCACTAATCGGTTTGGTGATCGGTATTTGTATGAGGTCAATCGCAGTGCGTTTGATCAGGTTGGTTCTACTGCGGTCTATCAAAAATATTTCGGTGAGGATCTGTTTCAATCTAACCGCCTTTTTGTGGTCGTGGGAACCGACTCAGGGCTTCTCTTACAGCATATACAGAAACAACACTTCCCAGATGGGACTCGATATCTTTTTGTAGAGTTGCCGGCAGTCATTGAGGCGCTACGGGCAGAGGGGAAACTTCAAGATCTTCCCGAACGAATAAGGGTGGTTTCGCTGGAAGAGGCCTGGACGCAGGCCGAGGATTTTCAACTCCAGAACTACCTTTTCCTTGGCGCTGTTTTTCTGCGTGAATCCCTTGCGGCGATGGATTCCTATTTGCCGGGCTATCGTGAACTGTCCAATCATCTCAGTGAGCAGCTACAGGCCATAGAGTGGGCTGTGCGCGGTGGTTTGGGGTGTAAGGACTTCATTTTGCGGCAGCTTGAGAACCTGGGTGAGAACCGTATTCCCGCAATCCACCTGAAGGATAGGTACTGCGGGAAAACAGCTGTAATTCTTGGCGGCGGCCCTTCTTTGGATGAGTTGCTTCCATGGGTCCGCGATCATCAAGATGAGCTGGCTGTTTTTGCTGTGTCCCGTATCAGCAGACGTCTTTTGGAGTTCGGTCTCACTCCTCACCTGATCTTTTCCGTCGATCCCCACGATGTCAGCTTCGATGTCAGTAAAGAGATGTTGAATTTTTGGGATAAATCCCTTTTTGTTCATTCCTATCATGTTTCTCCCAAGCTGCTAGGCCAATGGCGCGGCCGTTCTGTCTATGTCGGCGCGCGGTATCCATGGGGGACCAAAGCCAACCCGGAAAATCTCGATACCCCTGGCCCTACAGTGACGAACACGGCTTTGTCATTAGCGGTACAGATGGGTTTTTCTCAGGTTGTTCTTGCTGGCGTTGACCTATGCTTTAACAAGGAAGGGATGACTCATGCAAGTGGGAGCAATGAAAGTGCCGCAGGCCCGAAGCTTGACAATGTCCTAACGGTTGAAACCAATGGGGGGTGGCACGCCGAAACAGGCCCTGATTATTTCAAGGCAATGGAGATATTGGATCAGCAGGCAGCCCTTGCAAGGGATGCAGGTTGCAGAATTATCAATCCAGCCGCCGGCGCGGCTAAAATGGAGCATATCGAGTTTCTCCCTGTGGAAAATCTTGAGTATGAACCCCTTGACCGGCCCATGCTTCCTGGAGTGTTCGATTTTCTTCCCGAAGAAGATGTAGAAACAAGAACCGCTCACTATCAGTCAGTTCTACAAGAATTAGAGTGTGTCCAGAACGATCTGGAAAAAATAAAGGACCTGGCAGGTGAAGCGCTTTATTGCAATAAAGGTCTTTTTGGTCGAAGTGGCAAAAAAGCCAATTTTAAATACAAATTGCGCATGGATAAAATTGAAAAAAGATTGAATCAGGAATTTTCAGAATTGATTTCGTTGGTAAAGAAGTTTGGAATAGAAGATTTTATCCAGGTGACTCGTTTAGATAACGAAAAAGAATGGAGCGATGAAGAGATCGAGAAAACGGCGGATACCTACTATAGTGCGTATAAAAACAGTGCCTCTCGCCTTTTGAACGCCGTCAAATCTTCAATTAGTCGAATCTCAATTCGAGAATCGGAAGAATCGTCTCTCAATGATTTTGGTTCATTATGTGAGCAATGGCTGAATGATGGACAGCCGGGGAGATTTTATGTCTGGCGTGATCGTTATCCTGACTTAAAGGATGATGACCTGGATTCTTCCACGGAAAACTTAAAGGCCCAATTTGACAAAGATATGAATGCCGTAGAAACGGTTCAGGCCAAACGCACTCGACAGATGAGAAGTCTGGGGCCACTTCGTGGTAAGGCCGTGCGCCTGTATAAAAATGGGGACAAGGCCGGACTTGCCCGCATTTCAGATGCGCTTTCCAAACATGAGAATCAGGAAGAGGCGCCTTCTTTAAGGGCCCTTATCCAAGGGTATCTGGCAGAAATCAATGATAACCCTGATTTGGCGTTAGAGTGTTACCAGGAGTTGATCGGTGAAAGCTTCAATGCTTTAACCGAAGATGCCCTTCGGCGGATCGCTTCAATCTCCCTGCAGTCAGGGCAGTTGGAATACGCAAAACTTGCCCTTGAATGCCTTGCCGGCGCAATTTTTGTGTATAAGCCCCAATATGCAGATCTTTTGCGCTTACTTGGACAAAATCAGGCCGCGGCCGATCTATATGTCGACTACCTGGAGCGCGTCCCCTCTGATCTTGGTGTCTTGATTAAGCTTGGGCGACTTTATCTCTCCATGGGTGTTTCTGATGTGGCCAGGCAGGTTTTTCAGATGGCCCTGGAACAGGATCCAGAAAATTATGCTATCGAAGAATTAATTTCAGACTGCGGGTAA